Proteins encoded within one genomic window of Cellulomonas xiejunii:
- a CDS encoding phage baseplate assembly protein V: MTTDVGTARLNPLAHTSFDVRLGGRPLGVTELDDLVDVRVQRGVRTVGRASLTFVDRGYRLVTSRLAIGQDVEVRVDGTSLFTGTVTALGTRADHRGSTTTVTAHDGAYALTTDAGVVARANVDASQVVAELARAARLSVQGWPTSRTEPWHLQADSPLGLIDELAVASGLDWVVDGTTLRVWERASGTAKGARRTRLTVGLDLDELSARQVGRPDATYVVQGWDAATTTAVRATANAPAPRAGFTARVDADGATPQIQVGGLQVRSAEEARVRAEALAARHGRVEAQGRGPLAPDVVPGGEVEVAEGGPLDGTYYVQEVEHRFDGRASRTSFVAGDREPVRLGTAAPGERTASSAHHSGLVVATVNSTDDPDRLGRVRVTYVTASDRTSSDWARVLAPGGGSAGGMVLQHEPGDEVLVAFEGGDVSRPVVLGGLHSASAPPPQTIRADGGPRVRSMHSRHGQRLVLGDGESGDDAYVELALGAAGHGLRISQQKAVLEVGQIPLRIVAGSSSIELDGKGRVTVRGTDIAVQADNELRLKGTTVKIEGTAKVEVTGAQVALKANGTAEVSASGPTKIVGNPVAIN, encoded by the coding sequence GTGACGACGGACGTCGGGACCGCACGCCTCAACCCGCTCGCGCACACGTCGTTCGACGTGCGCCTGGGCGGGCGGCCGCTGGGCGTCACGGAGCTCGACGACCTCGTGGACGTGCGCGTGCAGCGCGGCGTGCGGACGGTGGGCCGGGCGTCGCTGACGTTCGTCGACCGCGGGTACCGGCTGGTCACCTCGCGCCTGGCGATCGGGCAGGACGTCGAGGTGCGCGTCGACGGCACGTCGCTGTTCACCGGCACGGTCACGGCGCTGGGCACGCGCGCGGACCACCGCGGCAGCACCACCACGGTGACGGCACACGACGGCGCGTACGCGCTGACCACCGACGCGGGCGTCGTCGCACGCGCCAACGTCGACGCCTCCCAGGTGGTCGCCGAGCTCGCACGCGCCGCCCGCCTGAGCGTGCAGGGCTGGCCGACGTCGCGCACCGAGCCGTGGCACCTGCAGGCGGACTCACCGCTGGGGCTCATCGACGAGCTCGCGGTGGCCTCCGGGCTGGACTGGGTGGTCGACGGCACGACGCTGCGCGTGTGGGAGCGCGCGAGCGGCACCGCCAAGGGCGCGCGGCGCACGCGCCTGACGGTCGGCCTGGACCTCGACGAGCTGTCCGCCCGCCAGGTCGGGCGGCCGGACGCGACGTACGTCGTGCAGGGCTGGGACGCCGCGACGACGACGGCCGTGCGGGCCACCGCGAACGCGCCGGCGCCGCGTGCGGGCTTCACGGCGCGCGTCGACGCGGACGGCGCGACCCCGCAGATCCAGGTCGGCGGGCTGCAGGTGCGCTCGGCCGAGGAGGCGCGCGTGCGTGCCGAGGCGCTCGCCGCGCGGCACGGCCGGGTCGAGGCGCAGGGCCGCGGCCCGCTGGCGCCGGACGTGGTGCCGGGCGGCGAGGTCGAGGTCGCCGAGGGCGGTCCCCTCGACGGCACGTACTACGTGCAGGAGGTCGAGCACCGGTTCGACGGCCGCGCGTCGCGCACGTCGTTCGTCGCGGGTGACCGCGAGCCCGTGCGGCTGGGCACGGCCGCGCCCGGCGAGCGGACCGCGTCGTCCGCCCACCACTCCGGGCTCGTGGTCGCGACGGTCAACAGCACCGACGACCCCGACCGGCTGGGCCGCGTGCGCGTCACGTACGTGACCGCGTCGGACCGCACGTCGTCGGACTGGGCGCGCGTGCTCGCGCCCGGCGGCGGCAGCGCGGGCGGCATGGTCCTGCAGCACGAGCCGGGGGACGAGGTGCTCGTCGCGTTCGAGGGCGGTGACGTCAGCCGGCCGGTCGTGCTCGGGGGCCTGCACTCGGCGTCCGCGCCGCCCCCGCAGACCATCCGGGCCGACGGTGGGCCGCGCGTGCGCTCCATGCACTCGCGCCACGGGCAGCGACTCGTGCTGGGCGACGGCGAGTCGGGCGACGACGCGTACGTCGAGCTCGCGCTCGGCGCCGCAGGCCACGGGCTGCGGATCTCGCAGCAGAAGGCCGTCCTGGAGGTCGGCCAGATCCCGCTGCGCATCGTCGCCGGGTCGTCGTCCATCGAGCTGGACGGCAAGGGACGGGTCACCGTGCGCGGCACCGACATCGCGGTGCAGGCGGACAACGAGCTGCGGCTGAAGGGCACCACCGTGAAGATCGAGGGCACCGCGAAGGTCGAGGTCACGGGCGCGCAGGTCGCACTCAAGGCCAACGGCACCGCCGAGGTCTCCGCGTCCGGTCCCACGAAGATCGTCGGCAACCCGGTGGCGATCAACTGA
- a CDS encoding phage tail protein — protein sequence MGRAEDWLLAQLPAGMVAEDFFSRFVRIFQAEAETLLAHPDNLPYLADPRLAPPEMVRYLARWIGLPGLDADLPEDLQRDLLVAGAAALPWRGTAHGLRVLLEGYTGGPAHVVDGGGVHALGDEPTGTAWVRLEAASTGRLTQDELVELVRAEVPAHVRVELVVAGRTVWPRPEGESR from the coding sequence GTGGGACGCGCTGAGGACTGGCTGCTCGCGCAGCTGCCCGCGGGCATGGTCGCGGAGGACTTCTTCTCGCGGTTCGTGCGGATCTTCCAGGCCGAGGCCGAGACGCTGCTGGCCCACCCGGACAACCTGCCGTACCTGGCGGACCCGCGGCTCGCACCGCCCGAGATGGTGCGCTACCTGGCGCGCTGGATCGGCCTGCCGGGCCTCGACGCCGACCTGCCGGAGGACCTGCAGCGCGACCTGCTCGTGGCCGGAGCCGCGGCGCTGCCGTGGCGCGGGACCGCGCACGGGCTGCGCGTGCTGCTCGAGGGGTACACCGGCGGGCCCGCGCACGTGGTCGACGGCGGCGGGGTGCACGCGCTGGGCGACGAGCCGACCGGCACGGCGTGGGTGCGGCTCGAGGCCGCGTCGACCGGGCGGCTGACACAGGACGAGCTGGTCGAGCTGGTGCGCGCCGAGGTGCCCGCGCACGTGCGCGTCGAGCTGGTGGTGGCGGGCCGCACGGTGTGGCCCCGACCGGAGGGGGAGTCCCGATGA
- a CDS encoding GPW/gp25 family protein yields MSELQHPSARMTAAADFVGRGFAWPFAVDHTGSIAMTDGVGDVEDAMRVVLLTAPGERLMRPAFGCRIWDLLFEPITPNLVGLVRQAVRDALAQWEPRVEVEDVRPVQDPGESGLLHIQIDYRVRSTNDRRNLVFPFYVIPREDS; encoded by the coding sequence ATGAGCGAGCTCCAGCACCCGTCCGCGCGCATGACCGCCGCCGCGGACTTCGTGGGCCGCGGCTTCGCGTGGCCGTTCGCGGTCGACCACACCGGGTCGATCGCCATGACCGACGGCGTCGGCGACGTCGAGGACGCCATGCGCGTCGTCCTGCTCACGGCACCCGGCGAGCGCCTGATGCGTCCCGCGTTCGGCTGCCGCATCTGGGACCTGCTCTTCGAGCCGATCACGCCCAACCTCGTCGGCCTGGTGCGCCAGGCCGTGCGCGACGCGCTCGCCCAGTGGGAGCCGCGCGTCGAGGTCGAGGACGTGCGCCCCGTGCAGGACCCGGGCGAGTCCGGCCTGCTCCACATCCAGATCGACTACCGCGTCCGGTCCACCAACGACCGCCGCAACCTGGTCTTCCCCTTCTACGTGATCCCCCGCGAGGACTCCTGA
- a CDS encoding putative baseplate assembly protein has product MPPLDPPNLDDRRFQDIVDETKRLIPRFTPEWTNHNLSDPGVALVELFAWVGEMVLYRVNQVPDRMYSHFLGLVGVEPFPPSVAHTRLTFRLAAPATEPVVVPEGTAVSTVTVGGQEPVVFATSAEAVAVPPRLVAARTAGPDGAASTDAWETLQVPGESVRCFPSSPIRDGDAFYLGCTDPLADLVLRLDVTAHAEGIGVDPTRPPLAWEVWSGEAWVPTVVDEDTTGGLNRDGAVTLLVGDRHAPLTIGGTTAYWLRARLLDRADGRPAYQASPHVGSVQVRTVGVSVPAEHAQAMPAEVLGRSDGRPGQRFAVSAAPVATRRGDERVVVVDHTGATEWDEVPDFSASGPDDRHVVWDSASGEVRFGPAVRQPDGRTRQHGAVPPDGAQVRVTGYRTGGGSRGNVGARTVTSLRTALPSVRSVANLVPATGGVDAETVDEAKVRGPLALRTGQRAVTASDFEQVARQASVEVARARCLPVPPDGPARPVHVLLVPQVRTDPRTHTIDDFVLSPRLLDVVAAELDLRRTVGVSVGLGAPFYHGVSVAALVRAVPGRPVQAVRERVVEAVTRFVHPLVGGPQGTGWPFGQTLTATAVAQVAEGVDGVLGVDEVTLFGYDLRNGRRVGEGRESLTIDADTLLLSAEHRVVVR; this is encoded by the coding sequence ATGCCGCCGCTCGACCCGCCGAACCTCGACGACCGCCGGTTCCAGGACATCGTCGACGAGACGAAGCGCCTCATCCCGCGCTTCACGCCCGAGTGGACCAACCACAACCTGTCGGACCCCGGCGTCGCGCTCGTCGAGCTGTTCGCGTGGGTCGGCGAGATGGTGCTCTACCGGGTCAACCAGGTGCCGGACCGGATGTACTCCCACTTCCTGGGGCTCGTGGGCGTCGAGCCGTTCCCGCCGTCGGTCGCGCACACGCGCCTGACGTTCCGGCTCGCCGCGCCCGCGACGGAGCCCGTGGTGGTCCCCGAGGGCACCGCGGTGTCGACCGTGACGGTCGGCGGCCAGGAGCCCGTGGTGTTCGCGACGTCCGCCGAGGCCGTCGCGGTGCCGCCGCGCCTGGTCGCGGCCCGGACCGCCGGGCCCGACGGCGCGGCGTCGACCGACGCGTGGGAGACCCTGCAGGTGCCGGGCGAGAGCGTGCGCTGCTTCCCGTCGTCGCCGATCCGCGACGGCGACGCGTTCTACCTGGGCTGCACCGACCCGCTCGCGGACCTCGTGCTGCGCCTCGACGTCACGGCCCACGCCGAGGGCATCGGCGTCGACCCGACGCGCCCGCCCCTGGCGTGGGAGGTGTGGAGCGGCGAGGCGTGGGTACCCACGGTCGTCGACGAGGACACCACCGGTGGCCTGAACCGCGACGGCGCCGTGACGCTGCTGGTCGGCGACCGGCACGCGCCCCTGACGATCGGCGGGACGACCGCGTACTGGCTGCGCGCGCGCCTGCTCGACCGCGCCGACGGGCGCCCCGCCTACCAGGCGTCCCCGCACGTGGGCTCCGTGCAGGTCCGCACGGTCGGCGTGAGCGTGCCGGCCGAGCACGCGCAGGCCATGCCCGCCGAGGTGCTGGGCCGCTCCGACGGGCGCCCGGGCCAGCGGTTCGCGGTCAGCGCGGCCCCCGTCGCCACGCGACGCGGCGACGAGCGCGTCGTCGTCGTCGACCACACGGGTGCCACCGAGTGGGACGAGGTCCCCGACTTCTCCGCGTCCGGGCCGGACGACCGGCACGTGGTGTGGGACTCCGCGAGCGGCGAGGTGCGGTTCGGTCCGGCCGTCCGCCAGCCCGACGGACGCACGCGCCAGCACGGCGCGGTGCCGCCCGACGGCGCCCAGGTGCGCGTCACGGGCTACCGCACCGGGGGCGGCTCGCGCGGCAACGTCGGGGCGCGCACCGTGACGTCGCTGCGCACCGCGCTGCCGTCGGTGCGCTCGGTCGCGAACCTCGTGCCGGCCACCGGCGGCGTGGACGCCGAGACGGTCGACGAGGCCAAGGTGCGCGGCCCGCTCGCACTGCGCACCGGGCAGCGCGCCGTCACCGCGTCGGACTTCGAGCAGGTCGCGCGGCAGGCGTCCGTCGAGGTCGCCCGCGCCCGCTGCCTGCCGGTGCCGCCCGACGGCCCGGCGCGTCCCGTGCACGTGCTGCTGGTGCCGCAGGTGCGCACCGACCCCCGCACCCACACCATCGACGACTTCGTGCTCTCGCCGCGGCTGCTCGACGTCGTCGCGGCCGAGCTGGACCTGCGCCGGACGGTCGGGGTGTCCGTCGGGCTGGGCGCGCCGTTCTACCACGGCGTGTCCGTCGCGGCCCTCGTGCGCGCGGTCCCCGGGCGTCCCGTGCAGGCCGTGCGCGAGCGCGTCGTCGAGGCGGTCACGCGGTTCGTCCACCCGCTGGTGGGCGGGCCCCAGGGCACGGGGTGGCCGTTCGGTCAGACGCTCACCGCGACCGCCGTCGCGCAGGTCGCCGAGGGCGTCGACGGCGTGCTGGGCGTCGACGAGGTCACGCTGTTCGGGTACGACCTGCGCAACGGCCGCCGCGTCGGGGAGGGCCGCGAGTCCCTCACGATCGACGCGGACACGCTGCTGCTGTCGGCCGAGCACCGCGTGGTCGTCCGATGA